The following coding sequences are from one Triticum dicoccoides isolate Atlit2015 ecotype Zavitan chromosome 4A, WEW_v2.0, whole genome shotgun sequence window:
- the LOC119284551 gene encoding 2-hydroxymuconate semialdehyde hydrolase-like, giving the protein MGAGLSLVPLIDYFARREFLAAGLRPHSVTLPYPDGGDGGSSTCTVHYWAPAGEPRLPPLLLIHGFGPRATWQWRCQVGPLSRQFHVIVPDLLGFGGSSWDSPSAPPPSEATQAAALVALLDSVEGLKGKRVAVAGTSYGGFVAYWLARAAGPRRVGPVVIASSDLLKTAADDRAFLKRAGEGWRGAHELLLPAEPAAMRRLMEMAVYRPPPAMMTPDFVLRDFIQKLFMDNREQLTHLFKGITVGTDKFQVTPLSQEVLIVWGEHDQLFPLDKAYAIQRSLDGKARVEIIKKTGHTPQLEDPARFNNIMLDFLVAADKPADPARTNGSSL; this is encoded by the exons ATGGGGGCCGGCCTCAGCCTCGTGCCGCTCATCGACTACTTCGCCCGccgcgagttcctcgccgccggcctccgccCCCACTCCGTCACGCTCCCCTACcccgacggcggcgacggcgggtccTCGACCTGCACCGTGCACTACTGGGCGCCGGCGGGGGAGCCGCGGCTGCCGCCACTGctgctcatccacggcttcgggccTCGGGCCACCTGGCAGTGGCGCTGTCAGGTGGGGCCGCTGTCCCGCCAGTTCCACGTCATCGTCCCGGACCTGCTCGGCTTCGGCGGCAGCTCCTGGGACTCGCCCTCGGCGCCGCCGCCGTCGGAGGCCACGCAGGCCGCGGCGCTCGTGGCGCTGCTGGACTCGGTGGAGGGGCTCAAAGGCAAGCGGGTGGCCGTGGCGGGCACGAGCTACGGCGGGTTCGTGGCCTACTGGCTGGCGCGCGCGGCGGGGCCCCGGAGGGTGGGACCCGTGGTGATCGCGAGCTCCGACCTGCTCAAGACGGCGGCCGACGACCGCGCGTTCCTGAAGAGGGCCGGCGAGGGGTGGCGCGGCGCGCACGAGCTGCTCCTGCCGGCCGAGCCCGCCGCCATGAGGAGGCTGATGGAGATGGCCGTGTACCGCCCGCCGCCGGCCATGATGACGCCGGACTTCGTCCTCCGGGACTTCATCCAG AAACTGTTCATGGACAACAGGGAGCAGCTCACCCATCTTTTCAAGGGGATCACAGTCGGCACCGACAAGTTCCAAGTCACACCATTGTCTCAG GAAGTGTTGATTGTGTGGGGAGAGCACGACCAGTTGTTCCCACTAGACAAGGCCTACGCAATTCAGAG GTCATTGGATGGGAAAGCTAGAGTGGAGATCATCAAGAAAACGGGCCATACTCCACAGCTCGAGGACCCGGCCCGGTTCAACAACATCATGCTCGACTTCTTGGTGGCTGCGGACAAGCCCGCAGATCCTGCTCGCACCAATGGCAGCTCGCTATGA
- the LOC119284553 gene encoding 2-hydroxy-6-oxononadienedioate/2-hydroxy-6-oxononatrienedioate hydrolase-like, producing MGFSFLPVMEYLSRRAFHAAGLCPHTVTLPCDPGEGSGTQTIHYWAPAPAGEPRLPPLLLIHGFGPMATWQWRRQVGAFSRRFHVVVPDLLCFGVSAPCPSSPAPSESAQAAALAALLDALPGLPATARVAVAGTSYGGFVAYSLARAAGPARVGPVVISNSDLLKTAEDDRAFLQRAGGEWASAADLLMPLDARTARRLMELSFYRRQVTSMLPDFLIREAVQRLFSDKREEKIELMKAITVGTDEFQLTPLEQDVLLVWGDHDQIFPLDKAFSVKRCLGENVRLEIFKETGHVPQMEDPNRFNEVVLDFLLASQKSPNQHDQ from the exons ATGGGCTTCAGCTTCCTCCCCGTGATGGAGTACCTCTCACGCCGCGCCTTCCACGCCGCCGGCCTCTGCCCCCACACCGTCACCCTCCCCTGCGACCCCGGCGAAGGCAGCGGGACCCAAACGATCCACTACTGGGCTCCGGCGCCGGCGGGGGAGCCGCGCCTGCCGCCGCTCctcctcatccacggcttcgggccCATGGCGACCTGGCAGTGGCGCCGCCAGGTGGGCGCCTTCTCCCGCCGCTTCCACGTCGTCGTCCCGGACCTGCTCTGCTTCGGCGTCTCCGCCCCCTGCCCCTCCTCCCCGGCGCCCTCCGAGTCGGCGCAGGCCGCCGCGCTGGCCGCGCTGCTCGACGCGCTCCCGGGTCTCCCGGCGACGGCGCGCGTCGCCGTGGCCGGCACGAGCTACGGCGGGTTCGTGGCCTACTCCCTGGCGCGCGCGGCGGGGCCCGCGAGGGTCGGCCCCGTGGTGATATCCAACTCGGACCTGCTCAAGACGGCCGAGGACGACCGGGCGTTCCTCCAGCGCGCCGGCGGCGAGTGGGCGAGCGCGGCCGACTTGCTCATGCCGCTGGACGCGCGCACGGCGCGGCGGCTCATGGAGCTCTCGTTCTACCGGAGGCAGGTCACCTCCATGCTGCCGGACTTCCTGATCAGAGAGGCCGTGCAG AGACTTTTCAGTGATAAGAGGGAGGAGAAGATCGAGCTGATGAAGGCCATAACTGTAGGGACTGATGAGTTCCAACTTACGCCCTTGGAGCAG GATGTTTTGCTCGTCTGGGGAGACCACGACCAGATATTCCCTTTGGACAAGGCATTTTCTGTCAAGAG gtgcttgggagagaatgtgAGGTTGGAAATCTTCAAGGAAACCGGGCATGTGCCGCAGATGGAGGACCCGAATCGGTTCAACGAGGTCGTCTTGGACTTCTTACTTGCCTCTCAAAAGTCCCCAAACCAGCATGATCAGTAG
- the LOC119284554 gene encoding ylmG homolog protein 2, chloroplastic-like, whose product MASPHADPQQQHHASAPPLLLAVLRVPFPGAQRPRALPAPDLAPLARRLDELAAAAAAHPLLRPLFDLRHHLSTFSQSGRQRMVAMRQAACPLAGGEGCFAAVLGGSVAGMVVSNGVNSFLSLYNTVLVIRLVLTWFPNTPPAIVSPLSTVCDPYLNIFRGIIPPLGGLDLSPILAFLVLNALTGTAAALPAELPAQTGSVRPDELTANQRKWMRRFRPGKSQEAEDGAPR is encoded by the exons ATGGCCTCGCCGCACGCCGACCCGCAGCAGCAGCACCACGCGTCGGCGCCGCCGCTCCTGCTCGCCGTACTCCGCGTCCCGTTCCCGGGGGCCCAGCGCCCGCGCGCGCTCCCCGCCCCGGACCTCGCCCCTCTCGCGCGCCGCCTCGACGAGCTCGCCGCCGCGGCGGCCGCCCACCCGCTCCTGAGGCCGCTCTtcgacctccgccaccacctctccACCTTCTCCCAG AGCGGGAGGCAGAGGATGGTGGCGATGCGGCAGGCGGCGTGCCCGCTGGCCGGCGGCGAGGGCTGCTTCGCGGCGGTGCTGGGCGGGTCCGTGGCCGGCATGGTGGTGTCCAACGGCGTCAACAGCTTCCTCAGCCTCTACAACACCGTGCTCGTCATCCGGCTCGTGCTCACCTGGTTCCCCAACACGCCGCCCGCCATCGTCTCGCCCCTCAG CACGGTGTGTGATCCGTACCTGAACATCTTCCGGGGCATCATCCCGCCGCTGGGCGGGCTGGACCTGTCCCCCATCCTCGCCTTCCTGGTGCTCAACGCCCTCACcggcaccgccgccgcgctcccgGCCGAGCTCCCTGCCCAAACCGGCTCGGTGCGCCCTGACGAGCTCACCGCCAACCAGAGGAAGTGGATGAGGAGATTCCGCCCGGGGAAATCGCAGGAGGCAGAGGATGGTGCTCCTCGCTAG